One stretch of Niallia sp. XMNu-256 DNA includes these proteins:
- a CDS encoding thiolase family protein, with protein sequence MKQVYVVESVRTAIGKMGGTLKDVQPDFLVAKVIEEVISRANIDKSAVGEVILGQTKQTSDQPNIGRLAALRAGLPVEVPGYTVHRQCGSSLQAINNGALQIAGGVNEVIIAGGVESMSLAPFYIRNARYGIGTGNNVLVDSNTESQLRSQPIEEYGNLTMGLTAENLAEAYVISREEQDEFAMRSQQLAHDAISSGRFEKEIVPYEVRERKSVKTFAVDEHPRLSSLEKLGSLKPVFKENGSVTAGNSSGRNDGASAVILMSEEAVKQYGVQPKAKIVSQAVSGVSPEMMGIGPVTSTKLALQRAGLTLGDIGLIELNEAFAAQSIAVIKELNLDLDKLNVNGGAIALGHPLGATGSILTTKLLHEMERRGVKYGLVTLCIGGGQGITTIFENCQV encoded by the coding sequence ATGAAACAAGTATATGTAGTTGAGTCCGTTCGAACGGCTATTGGAAAAATGGGCGGCACATTAAAAGATGTGCAACCCGATTTCCTCGTAGCAAAGGTGATTGAAGAAGTTATTAGTAGAGCAAACATAGACAAAAGTGCAGTAGGAGAAGTAATTCTTGGTCAGACGAAACAAACATCAGACCAGCCAAATATTGGACGACTTGCTGCGCTCCGGGCAGGACTTCCTGTTGAGGTTCCAGGATACACGGTTCATAGACAGTGCGGATCGTCCCTTCAAGCAATCAATAATGGAGCATTACAAATCGCCGGTGGTGTAAACGAGGTCATTATTGCAGGTGGTGTTGAATCAATGAGTTTAGCGCCATTTTATATTCGGAACGCCCGTTATGGAATCGGTACAGGAAATAATGTTCTCGTTGATTCGAATACGGAAAGCCAATTACGTTCTCAACCGATTGAAGAATATGGAAATTTAACGATGGGTTTAACAGCGGAAAATTTGGCTGAAGCATATGTGATTTCTCGAGAAGAGCAGGATGAGTTTGCGATGAGAAGTCAACAACTTGCACATGATGCGATTTCTTCTGGCAGATTTGAAAAAGAGATCGTTCCTTATGAAGTTCGAGAGCGTAAGAGCGTAAAAACATTTGCGGTAGATGAGCATCCACGTCTATCAAGCTTAGAAAAGCTGGGAAGTTTAAAACCCGTTTTTAAGGAAAATGGAAGCGTTACAGCCGGAAATAGCAGCGGCCGTAATGATGGGGCATCAGCCGTTATATTGATGTCTGAAGAGGCTGTGAAACAATATGGAGTACAACCAAAAGCAAAGATCGTTTCACAAGCGGTTTCAGGTGTGTCCCCTGAAATGATGGGAATTGGACCGGTTACATCCACAAAGCTTGCCTTACAAAGAGCAGGGTTAACACTAGGAGACATTGGATTAATTGAGTTAAATGAGGCCTTTGCTGCACAGTCAATTGCCGTTATAAAAGAACTTAATCTGGATCTAGATAAATTGAATGTTAACGGTGGAGCGATTGCACTCGGTCATCCATTGGGAGCAACAGGATCTATTCTTACAACCAAACTACTTCATGAAATGGAACGTAGAGGCGTGAAGTATGGATTGGTGACATTGTGTATTGGCGGTGGACAAGGAATTACAACTATTTTTGAAAATTGTCAGGTATAG
- a CDS encoding 3-hydroxyacyl-CoA dehydrogenase, with product MEVKKIAVIGSGTMGRGIAYTAALSGFDVTLQDISEEALGKAKDYNGSLAASSAEKGYITNEQRGFVQQNILYTTELSEAVKDADLVIEAILEIMELKIETFKKVEEFAPDHAILATNTSTMSPTEIGHATKRPDQFVAMHFFNPVHRMKLIEIIRGLDTSDQTVEVIRQVSEKMGKETVEVNEFPGFVTSRMNCIIGNEAMNMLMEGVASAEDIDKAIKLGLNHPMGPLEMADLVGLDSRLRNMEYLYNALGEKYRPSPLLVKYVKAGRLGRKSGQGFYTYQ from the coding sequence ATGGAAGTAAAAAAGATTGCGGTCATTGGCAGTGGCACAATGGGACGCGGAATCGCCTATACGGCAGCATTATCAGGCTTTGACGTCACCCTTCAGGATATTTCCGAAGAAGCACTTGGGAAGGCAAAAGATTATAATGGTTCACTCGCTGCTTCCAGTGCGGAAAAAGGATATATCACAAATGAACAACGGGGCTTTGTCCAACAAAACATCCTTTACACAACTGAACTTAGCGAAGCAGTAAAGGATGCCGATTTAGTCATTGAAGCGATCCTTGAAATCATGGAGTTAAAGATTGAAACCTTTAAAAAGGTCGAGGAGTTTGCTCCAGATCATGCCATTTTAGCTACCAACACATCGACCATGAGTCCAACGGAAATTGGCCATGCAACGAAAAGACCAGATCAATTTGTGGCCATGCACTTCTTCAATCCCGTTCATCGGATGAAATTAATTGAAATTATTCGCGGATTGGATACTTCTGATCAAACGGTCGAGGTGATTCGTCAAGTTTCTGAAAAAATGGGTAAGGAAACAGTTGAAGTCAATGAATTCCCTGGATTTGTCACAAGTCGGATGAATTGCATAATAGGAAATGAAGCAATGAATATGCTGATGGAAGGAGTAGCCTCAGCTGAGGATATTGATAAAGCCATTAAACTTGGCTTAAATCATCCAATGGGGCCACTTGAAATGGCAGATCTCGTAGGTTTAGATAGTCGTCTTCGGAACATGGAATATCTATACAACGCCCTTGGTGAAAAATATCGTCCATCCCCATTGCTAGTGAAATATGTGAAGGCTGGAAGATTAGGGCGGAAATCAGGTCAAGGATTTTATACTTATCAATAA
- a CDS encoding acyl-CoA dehydrogenase family protein yields MEQVLTKDIQQLKEGIRDFIDNEVEPHANLIEETDEIPQSILDKSKEMGLFALSIPEEYGGLGIGMLGKCAVLEEVGRTINGYTTVIGGHTGIGSVGIVELANEEQKQKYLPKMATGEYIGAFALTEPSAGSHAYNLKTTAVKKGDRYILNGSKCYITNAGLADVFTVMAVTDPSKGPKGITSFIVEKNFPGFILGNKEKKMGLHGSHTYEIFFEDCEVPEENVLGEEGQGYVNALKILANGRAAMAARNLGSADKLLEMSLDYAHLRVQFGKPIFEQQIIQHYLAEMATEIEALRAFTYHVANLVDQGKNVIKEAAMVKLLGSETYNRVADKAVQIHGGMGYISEYPIERYYRDARITRIYEGTSEIQKNIIAAQLHRKYQ; encoded by the coding sequence ATGGAACAAGTTCTAACAAAGGACATTCAACAATTAAAAGAGGGAATTCGCGATTTTATTGATAATGAAGTAGAACCACATGCAAATTTAATTGAAGAAACGGATGAAATCCCACAAAGTATTTTGGATAAATCGAAGGAAATGGGCTTGTTTGCACTTAGTATTCCAGAAGAGTATGGCGGTCTTGGGATTGGAATGCTTGGAAAATGTGCAGTTCTAGAGGAAGTAGGTAGAACCATTAACGGATATACAACAGTCATTGGTGGTCATACCGGAATTGGAAGCGTCGGAATTGTAGAATTGGCAAACGAAGAACAAAAACAAAAGTATCTCCCAAAAATGGCAACCGGTGAATATATTGGTGCTTTTGCCTTAACAGAGCCAAGTGCCGGATCTCATGCGTACAATTTAAAAACAACAGCGGTCAAAAAAGGGGATCGTTATATTCTTAATGGCTCTAAGTGCTATATTACCAATGCAGGACTTGCAGATGTGTTCACAGTAATGGCGGTTACAGATCCGTCAAAAGGGCCAAAAGGAATCACATCTTTTATTGTTGAGAAGAATTTCCCAGGATTTATATTAGGAAATAAAGAAAAGAAAATGGGTCTTCATGGTTCACACACATATGAGATTTTCTTCGAGGATTGCGAGGTTCCAGAAGAGAACGTGTTAGGAGAAGAAGGACAAGGATATGTAAACGCATTGAAAATTTTAGCTAACGGCCGTGCAGCCATGGCGGCAAGAAATCTCGGATCTGCTGATAAATTATTAGAGATGTCCCTCGACTATGCTCATCTGCGTGTACAGTTTGGAAAGCCCATTTTCGAACAACAAATTATCCAACATTATTTAGCAGAAATGGCAACAGAAATTGAAGCACTTCGGGCATTTACTTATCATGTAGCGAACCTTGTAGATCAAGGAAAGAATGTGATTAAAGAAGCAGCAATGGTTAAATTGCTTGGTTCTGAAACCTATAATCGTGTCGCAGATAAAGCAGTCCAAATTCATGGGGGGATGGGATATATTTCTGAGTATCCGATCGAACGTTATTACCGTGATGCCCGCATTACTAGAATTTATGAAGGTACTTCTGAAATCCAAAAGAATATTATTGCCGCTCAATTACACCGAAAATATCAATAA
- a CDS encoding SDR family NAD(P)-dependent oxidoreductase, which yields MRLKDKVAFVTGAGGPMGEAIALRFAEEGAKLVITDISENRLNRTREKLLELLDADRLVAIRASVLDFDEVKEVVEEANKKFDKIDILVNVVGGIRDTTMIKSLFEIDGERWDQTMELNLKGTLHCTKLVAPIMLQQGYGKMINISTIHFEGEKGYADYGAAKAGVASFTKTAAKELSPTINVNCIAPGLIQTSIVDRMDSDTLEEYRRKTLLGRLGDPKDIANAALFLASDESAYITGHIMPVSGGIWPHL from the coding sequence TTGCGGCTTAAAGATAAAGTAGCTTTCGTTACTGGTGCTGGCGGCCCAATGGGAGAAGCGATTGCTTTGCGGTTTGCCGAAGAGGGTGCCAAATTAGTCATTACCGATATTTCTGAGAATCGATTAAATCGAACGAGAGAAAAACTGCTAGAATTATTGGATGCTGATCGGTTGGTAGCCATAAGAGCAAGTGTGCTAGATTTTGACGAGGTTAAAGAGGTTGTTGAAGAAGCAAATAAAAAATTCGATAAAATTGATATTTTAGTAAATGTCGTGGGCGGGATTCGCGATACGACCATGATCAAATCCCTTTTTGAAATTGATGGGGAACGCTGGGATCAAACGATGGAACTTAATTTAAAGGGAACATTGCATTGCACAAAATTAGTTGCTCCGATCATGCTCCAGCAAGGTTATGGAAAAATGATCAACATTTCTACCATTCATTTTGAAGGGGAAAAAGGGTACGCAGATTATGGAGCAGCAAAGGCGGGAGTAGCCTCCTTTACGAAAACAGCTGCAAAGGAATTAAGTCCAACGATTAATGTGAATTGTATTGCGCCAGGGTTAATTCAAACTTCGATTGTAGACCGTATGGACAGTGATACTCTAGAAGAATATCGTAGGAAGACTTTATTAGGTAGATTAGGAGATCCAAAGGATATTGCCAATGCGGCACTATTTTTAGCAAGTGATGAGTCCGCCTATATAACTGGACATATCATGCCTGTTTCAGGTGGGATTTGGCCGCATCTATAA
- the lhgO gene encoding L-2-hydroxyglutarate oxidase, with the protein MYDFAIIGGGIVGLSTGMAIYEKFPNAKVVVIEKESSVANHQTGHNSGVIHSGIYYKPGSFKARFARAGSQSMREFCQTYGIQHEICGKVIVATKAEELPLLEDLYQRGLKNGLNIYRIVPEELKEIEPHVKGFGAIRVPMAGIVNYRQVSEKFAELIMENGGEIRLNTKVEKIHEASDQVTIETNRGTFKAHMIINCAGLHSDRVAASAGYQTDLKIVPFRGEYYKLRPEKRHLVKHLIYPVPNPKFPFLGVHFTRMVSGEVDAGPNAVMAFKREGYKKTDFSFKDVMDSLSFPGLWKMAGKFAKEGLDEYVRSFSKKQFTKSLQELIPDIQEDDLIPAPAGVRAQALKFDGNMVDDFHIIMGKRSVHVCNAPSPAATASIEIGKEVVRRIPVQSNLTNRISTIV; encoded by the coding sequence ATGTATGATTTTGCAATCATTGGGGGAGGGATTGTAGGTCTTTCAACGGGAATGGCGATTTATGAAAAGTTCCCAAATGCGAAGGTCGTTGTCATTGAAAAAGAATCATCGGTTGCGAATCATCAAACAGGCCATAATAGCGGAGTGATTCATTCGGGAATCTATTATAAACCAGGTAGTTTTAAGGCGCGGTTTGCTCGAGCGGGAAGTCAATCGATGCGAGAATTTTGTCAAACCTACGGAATCCAGCACGAGATTTGTGGGAAAGTCATTGTTGCCACGAAAGCGGAAGAACTCCCTCTTTTAGAGGATTTATATCAACGTGGGCTAAAAAATGGGTTAAACATTTATAGAATCGTACCGGAAGAATTAAAAGAAATTGAACCCCATGTAAAAGGATTTGGAGCCATTCGTGTGCCAATGGCCGGGATTGTAAATTACCGTCAAGTAAGTGAAAAATTTGCAGAACTTATTATGGAAAACGGTGGTGAGATTAGGTTAAACACAAAGGTCGAGAAAATACATGAGGCATCGGATCAAGTTACCATTGAAACGAACAGAGGTACGTTCAAAGCTCATATGATCATCAACTGTGCTGGATTGCATAGCGATCGTGTGGCAGCCTCAGCAGGCTATCAGACAGATCTGAAAATTGTGCCGTTTCGTGGTGAGTACTATAAATTGAGGCCTGAAAAACGGCATCTTGTGAAACATTTGATCTATCCTGTACCAAATCCTAAATTTCCATTCTTAGGTGTTCATTTTACCCGAATGGTCAGTGGCGAAGTGGATGCGGGTCCGAATGCGGTTATGGCCTTTAAGCGAGAAGGGTATAAAAAGACAGATTTTAGCTTTAAAGATGTAATGGACTCTTTAAGCTTCCCTGGATTATGGAAAATGGCTGGTAAATTTGCGAAGGAAGGACTTGATGAATATGTTCGGTCTTTTAGCAAAAAGCAATTTACGAAAAGTCTTCAAGAATTAATACCTGACATTCAGGAAGACGATTTAATCCCGGCACCAGCGGGAGTTCGAGCACAAGCGTTGAAATTTGATGGAAATATGGTTGACGATTTTCATATTATTATGGGAAAACGTTCGGTTCATGTGTGTAATGCACCATCTCCTGCAGCAACTGCATCCATTGAAATTGGGAAAGAAGTGGTAAGACGGATTCCTGTTCAATCCAATTTAACAAATCGCATCAGTACGATTGTTTAA
- a CDS encoding DUF3870 domain-containing protein, whose protein sequence is MFNERTMFIAGHARLPQGMAAKSVYETLTITAEIDRKYGVVLEASCTLATGHGRQFIGQLLKGFSIRDGVDEAIEAIQNHYHGKGANALVAALKDLALHYQQLKPVASSK, encoded by the coding sequence ATGTTTAACGAAAGAACGATGTTTATCGCCGGACACGCACGTTTACCTCAGGGAATGGCAGCCAAAAGTGTCTATGAAACATTGACGATTACAGCTGAAATCGATAGAAAGTATGGAGTGGTACTTGAAGCCTCTTGTACTTTAGCTACCGGACATGGACGTCAGTTTATTGGACAGCTCTTGAAGGGATTTAGTATCCGTGATGGAGTAGATGAAGCGATTGAAGCGATCCAAAACCATTATCATGGGAAGGGAGCCAATGCATTGGTTGCTGCATTGAAGGATCTTGCTCTGCATTATCAGCAATTAAAACCAGTTGCTAGTAGTAAGTGA
- a CDS encoding acyl-CoA thioesterase produces MNAKYCKESRVIQTNRVFQNDVNSHGTLFGGRIMRDMDEVASISALRHCRANCVTASTDCVEFLAPIRTTDAVSYESYVTWAGSSSMEIVVKVMAEDLKNGERKLAATAILTFVGLDENKRPVRVPDVIPETEEEIRLNETAPDRAKLRMERKEKSKEWFEYSSTVIPGEVMIESCN; encoded by the coding sequence ATGAATGCAAAGTATTGTAAAGAATCAAGAGTGATTCAAACCAATCGTGTCTTTCAAAATGATGTGAATAGTCATGGGACGTTATTTGGAGGGCGAATCATGAGGGATATGGATGAAGTAGCTTCGATTTCTGCGTTACGTCATTGTCGTGCAAATTGTGTGACAGCTTCAACGGATTGTGTTGAATTTTTAGCACCAATCCGAACGACAGATGCCGTCAGTTATGAATCTTATGTTACTTGGGCAGGTTCATCATCAATGGAAATCGTTGTAAAGGTGATGGCTGAGGATTTAAAAAACGGAGAGCGTAAACTAGCCGCGACTGCAATCTTAACCTTTGTCGGATTGGATGAAAATAAACGTCCCGTAAGAGTTCCTGATGTTATTCCTGAAACAGAGGAAGAAATAAGATTAAATGAAACCGCACCGGACCGGGCTAAACTTCGAATGGAAAGGAAAGAAAAAAGTAAAGAATGGTTTGAGTATAGTTCGACGGTAATTCCTGGGGAGGTTATGATAGAAAGTTGTAATTAG
- a CDS encoding adenine deaminase C-terminal domain-containing protein has translation MDSRGYRWSNDQIRKQVEVLDEVIHPHMILKNATYLNSYLQQWLVANIWIYEDRIVYVGEKLPEQLDGCEVIACHGQFLVPGYIEPHTHPCQLYNPLTLAEHSGQFGTTTLISDNLTFFLQLTNESAFQLLNDLNNLPSSMYWWCRFDANTELDHLQEMFNHEDIMQWIQHPSVLQGGELTEWPRLVNGDNQMLTWLQETKKLNKKVEGHFPGASERTLAKLMVMGADCDHEAMTGQEALTRLMQGYVVSLRHSSIRPDLDHLLKELIQLGVQKFDRFFFTTDGSHPSFYENGMTDELIKKAIDHGIPFIDAYHMASYNIARYYNLEHLHGSIATGRIANINVLESIENPTPISVMAKGKWIKKDGHNQYDAPVVDWNQYQLSPLDLKWTLQEEDMTFTTTTGIRLRNNVITIPYESNIDINSDKLSFDHDECFLMMVGRDGTWRVNTLLKGFAQHLDGFASSYCSSGDMIIIGKNKADMIKAFERMQAIGGGTVLVEDHRVLHEIPLTLSGIMSDQDMGLLIEKEKRMIQLLKERGYKYNDPAFTILFLPGTHLPFIRLTPKGVYDVKNRKVLVPPTKRRNGCRDILSF, from the coding sequence ATGGATAGCAGAGGCTATAGATGGAGCAATGATCAAATTAGAAAACAAGTAGAGGTACTTGATGAAGTGATACATCCGCATATGATCCTCAAAAATGCCACCTATTTAAATTCGTATTTACAACAATGGCTAGTGGCCAATATTTGGATCTATGAAGATCGGATTGTTTATGTAGGAGAGAAGCTTCCTGAACAATTAGATGGGTGTGAGGTCATTGCTTGTCACGGTCAATTTTTAGTTCCCGGATATATAGAACCGCATACTCACCCCTGCCAGCTATATAATCCTCTTACATTAGCAGAACATAGTGGGCAATTTGGAACAACCACGTTAATTAGCGATAATTTAACCTTTTTCCTTCAGCTCACGAATGAATCCGCTTTCCAATTATTAAATGATTTAAATAACCTCCCATCAAGCATGTACTGGTGGTGCCGGTTTGATGCAAATACTGAGCTTGATCATCTTCAAGAGATGTTCAATCATGAAGATATTATGCAATGGATCCAACATCCATCTGTACTGCAAGGCGGAGAGCTGACAGAGTGGCCGAGATTAGTCAACGGTGACAACCAAATGCTAACTTGGTTACAAGAGACAAAGAAATTAAATAAGAAAGTCGAAGGGCATTTTCCAGGTGCTTCAGAACGGACGTTAGCCAAACTAATGGTTATGGGTGCAGATTGTGACCATGAAGCCATGACAGGTCAGGAAGCACTTACCCGGCTCATGCAGGGCTATGTGGTATCTCTCAGACATTCTTCGATTAGACCTGATTTGGATCATCTTTTAAAGGAATTAATACAGTTAGGTGTTCAAAAATTTGACAGATTTTTCTTTACTACAGATGGATCCCATCCATCCTTTTATGAAAACGGAATGACAGACGAGCTAATTAAAAAAGCCATTGATCATGGAATTCCATTCATCGATGCTTATCACATGGCAAGTTATAATATTGCCCGCTACTATAATTTGGAACATCTACATGGATCCATTGCTACAGGAAGAATTGCGAATATTAATGTATTAGAGAGCATAGAAAACCCTACGCCGATAAGTGTAATGGCTAAAGGGAAATGGATTAAAAAAGATGGTCACAATCAATACGATGCACCCGTTGTCGATTGGAATCAATATCAACTATCCCCACTTGACTTAAAATGGACTTTACAAGAAGAAGATATGACCTTTACGACGACAACAGGCATTCGCTTACGAAATAATGTAATTACCATCCCGTATGAAAGTAACATAGATATAAATAGTGATAAATTATCCTTTGACCATGATGAATGTTTCTTGATGATGGTGGGAAGAGACGGAACATGGAGAGTCAATACATTATTGAAAGGCTTTGCCCAACACTTGGATGGATTTGCCAGTTCTTATTGTAGTTCAGGCGACATGATCATAATAGGTAAAAATAAAGCAGATATGATCAAAGCTTTCGAACGTATGCAAGCAATCGGTGGGGGAACGGTGTTAGTGGAAGATCATCGGGTTCTCCATGAAATTCCTTTGACTCTAAGCGGAATCATGTCTGATCAAGATATGGGCTTATTAATCGAGAAAGAGAAAAGAATGATTCAGTTATTAAAAGAAAGAGGCTATAAATACAACGATCCCGCTTTCACGATATTATTTCTCCCGGGAACACATTTACCCTTTATCCGGTTGACTCCAAAAGGTGTGTATGATGTAAAAAATAGAAAAGTGTTAGTGCCTCCAACCAAAAGAAGAAATGGTTGCCGGGACATCCTTTCTTTTTGA
- a CDS encoding amidohydrolase — protein MLLNVRLESGYTYENGDVVATETVLRNIEIKKGKISKILDTSKPYNKGIDCYDAKGLLLLPSFREMHIHLDKTYYGGHWKAAGMRKNGRFDLIELEETLLLELLPTAQERAEKLIELILGFGSTYVRTHCNIDPVVGLKNLEKLKLALGNYSDKISHEIVAFPQHGLLRSNVEGLMREAMQLGVSHVGGIDPTVFDTDMEKSLHTMVQIAVDYNAGIDIHLHEGGETGLKAIHRLADLTEEAGLQGKVTISHAYALASLTPDEVGEIANRLASLGISIASSVPIGEGVMPIPTLQNHKVNVMLGNDSITDHWDPFGIGDTLQKAHLAAQLYGWKHEYSLSRALSLATGGITPLNESGKQIWPKVGDEATAVLVQASCSAETVARLPKRVAVLHKGILSSGSLDEKRN, from the coding sequence ATGCTTTTAAATGTTCGATTAGAAAGTGGTTACACTTATGAAAATGGCGATGTTGTCGCAACTGAAACGGTATTACGGAATATTGAAATCAAAAAAGGAAAGATTTCTAAAATACTAGATACTAGTAAACCCTATAATAAGGGGATCGATTGCTATGATGCAAAAGGATTGCTACTACTGCCATCTTTTAGGGAAATGCACATTCATTTAGATAAAACTTATTATGGTGGCCACTGGAAAGCAGCGGGTATGAGGAAAAATGGTAGATTCGATTTAATTGAATTGGAAGAGACCCTACTTCTTGAGCTATTACCAACTGCTCAGGAACGAGCTGAGAAGTTAATTGAACTGATTCTTGGCTTTGGATCCACATATGTGAGAACCCATTGCAACATTGATCCGGTTGTAGGTTTGAAAAATCTCGAGAAACTTAAGCTTGCCTTAGGAAATTACTCAGACAAGATTTCTCATGAAATTGTTGCCTTCCCCCAACACGGCTTACTTCGTTCAAATGTAGAGGGTTTAATGCGTGAAGCCATGCAGCTTGGCGTTTCACACGTAGGTGGAATCGATCCAACCGTGTTTGATACGGATATGGAAAAATCATTACATACGATGGTGCAAATCGCAGTGGATTATAATGCAGGAATTGATATTCATCTGCATGAAGGTGGCGAAACGGGCTTAAAGGCTATTCACAGATTGGCAGATCTGACTGAAGAGGCAGGTTTACAGGGAAAAGTAACAATAAGCCACGCATATGCGCTAGCATCGTTAACTCCTGATGAAGTTGGAGAAATAGCCAATCGCCTTGCATCTTTAGGGATATCTATCGCATCTTCTGTTCCGATTGGTGAAGGAGTAATGCCGATTCCAACTCTTCAAAATCATAAAGTTAACGTGATGCTTGGTAATGATAGTATTACTGATCACTGGGATCCATTCGGGATTGGTGATACGTTACAGAAGGCCCACCTGGCCGCACAGTTGTATGGGTGGAAACATGAATACAGTCTGTCACGTGCCCTTTCCCTTGCTACTGGTGGAATTACACCATTAAACGAGTCCGGTAAGCAAATATGGCCTAAAGTAGGAGATGAGGCTACAGCTGTACTAGTCCAAGCAAGCTGTTCAGCTGAAACGGTGGCACGTTTACCAAAACGTGTAGCTGTCCTTCATAAAGGAATTTTATCTTCGGGCTCCCTAGACGAAAAAAGAAATTAA
- a CDS encoding class D sortase, whose product MRRMIGVVIFLVGIGLTWFYYDVWNDSKSSAETISTDIIEKYEVQLNEGETETIAPAYAADTSENNKSADDQSIVEEVNYEIGQEVAKLIIPDLKMQYSVYWGTDSNVLMQGVGMFISDSTTTPKGMKHTVLSGHRDTVFTRLGELEIGDRIIVEYDGSLYEYRINKTWITHSDDRTVIVSKDSPTLTLTTCYPFEFIGDAPDRYIIQADLISTT is encoded by the coding sequence ATGAGAAGAATGATCGGTGTTGTTATTTTTCTTGTTGGTATTGGTTTGACATGGTTTTATTATGACGTTTGGAACGACTCTAAAAGTTCCGCAGAAACAATTTCTACTGACATCATCGAAAAATATGAGGTTCAATTAAATGAAGGGGAAACTGAAACAATTGCACCCGCATACGCTGCGGATACTTCTGAAAACAATAAGTCCGCCGATGATCAATCTATTGTAGAAGAAGTTAATTATGAAATAGGTCAAGAAGTAGCTAAATTAATCATTCCAGATTTGAAAATGCAATATTCCGTTTACTGGGGAACAGATTCAAATGTTTTAATGCAAGGGGTTGGGATGTTCATTAGTGATTCTACGACTACTCCAAAAGGAATGAAACATACTGTTTTAAGCGGTCATAGAGATACCGTTTTTACTAGACTAGGCGAATTAGAAATTGGCGATAGAATCATTGTTGAATATGACGGTTCTTTATATGAATACAGAATCAATAAAACATGGATTACTCACTCGGATGATCGAACGGTCATTGTATCTAAAGATTCCCCAACCTTAACTTTGACCACTTGTTACCCTTTCGAATTTATAGGTGATGCTCCAGATCGCTATATTATTCAAGCAGACTTAATATCAACAACCTAA
- a CDS encoding flavodoxin family protein: MSIKALVLNCSLTDSTQQSNTRALINEIVKFFDENKVETEVLRVADYNIGFGITHEAVNDSDQWPEIFEKVKQADILLLGSPIWLGEQSSLATLVVERLYGGSSLTNEKGQYIYYNKVGGAVVTGNEDGAKNVSSYLIYALSHIGFTIPPNVDTYWVGEAGPGPSFIEANGRENDFTMQHAKITANNLMHFARLLKEHPIPAEGNVIESE, translated from the coding sequence ATGAGCATTAAAGCACTAGTTTTAAATTGTAGTTTGACAGACAGTACACAGCAATCCAATACCCGCGCGCTGATTAACGAGATTGTAAAATTTTTTGATGAAAACAAAGTGGAGACGGAAGTGCTCAGAGTGGCTGATTATAATATCGGCTTTGGAATTACCCATGAGGCAGTGAATGATAGCGATCAATGGCCAGAGATTTTTGAAAAAGTGAAGCAGGCGGATATCCTTTTGCTTGGCTCGCCGATTTGGCTTGGCGAACAGAGCAGCCTGGCCACTTTAGTTGTAGAAAGACTGTATGGTGGAAGTAGTCTTACGAACGAAAAAGGCCAGTACATTTACTATAACAAAGTGGGCGGAGCGGTTGTGACCGGGAATGAAGACGGTGCGAAAAACGTCTCAAGCTACCTAATTTACGCCTTGTCGCATATTGGGTTTACGATTCCTCCGAATGTGGATACCTATTGGGTAGGGGAAGCGGGCCCTGGCCCATCCTTCATTGAGGCAAACGGGAGAGAGAACGATTTTACGATGCAGCATGCAAAAATAACTGCTAACAATTTAATGCATTTTGCCCGGTTGTTGAAAGAGCATCCGATTCCGGCAGAAGGAAATGTGATTGAAAGTGAATAG